Within Blattabacterium cuenoti, the genomic segment ATATCATTTGTTAATTCTTCCATTCCTAATTTTGTATCACGAACGTCTAAAGAATATTCATCTATATGGATGGAAGTAAACCAATCTTCACTAACTACCTTTTCTGAAATTAAAACAGCATCTTCAAAATTATATCCATTACAAGGAATAAAAGCCGCCCTTAAATTTCTTCCCAAAGCTAACTCTCCACTCTCTGTTGCATATCCTTCACATAAAATTTGTCCTTTCACAACTTTCATTCCTTTTTTAACAATAGGTTTCAAAGTAATACATGTGTTTTGATTTGTTTTTCTAAATTTAATTAAATCATATACTTTAATTTCAGAATCAAAACTAACCAAAGATTCTTTCTCTGTTCTATCATAACGAATGATAATTTTTTTAGCATCAATATATTCTACTATTCCGTTTTTCTCTGCATTAATTAAAATTCTAGAATCTCTAGCTACTTGTTTTTCCAAACCTGTTCCTACAATAGGAGATTCAGGTTTTAATAATGGAACTGCTTGACGCATCATATTAGAACCCATAAGAGCTCTATTTGCATCATCATGTTCTAAAAAAGGAATTAAAGATGCAGATATAGAAGCAATTTGATTAGGAGCAACATCTACATAATCCACTTGTTTTGGTTTTACTATTGGAAAATCTCCATCTTCTCTAGAAATAATTCTATCAAAAACAAAAATTCCATTTTTATCTATGGCATTGGCTTGTGCTATAATTTTCCCTTCTTCTTCTTCTGCACTTAGATATTTTACTTCATCTTTAAAATTTACTTTTCCGTTGTGAACCAATCTATAAGGAGTTTCTAAAAAACCCATTTTATTAATTTTTGCAAAAACAGAAAGAGAAGATATTAATCCAATATTTGGACCTTCTGGAGTTTCAATTGGACACAATCTTCCATAATGAGAATAATTCACATCCCTTACTTCAAATCCCGCTCTTTCTCTAGATAAACCTCCAGGGCCCAAAGCAGACAATCTCCTTTTATGTGTTATTTCAGATAATGGATTAGTCTGATCCATAAATTGAGATAATTGGTTCGTTCCAAAAAAAGTATTAATTACGGACGATAAAGTTTTAGAATTAATCAGATCTACAGGCATAAATACTTCATTATCACGAACATTCATTCTTTCTCTAATTGTCCTAGCCATTCTAGCCAAACCGATACTAAACTGTGTATAAAGTTGTTCTCCTACAGTTCTTACACGTCTATTTGACAAATGATCTATATCATCTACTTCTCTTTTAGAATTAAATAAAGCATTCAAATGTTCAATAATAGCAATTATGTCCTCTTTTGTCAAAACTAAATGAGTTGGATCAATCTCTAATCCAAGACGTTTATTTAAACGATATCTCCCTACAGGACCTAAACTATATCTAGTATCAGAAAAAAAAAGCCTATCTATAACACTTCTTGCTGTTTCCTCATCTGGAGGTTCTGTATTTCTAAGTTGTTTGTATATATATTCTACAGCTTCTTTTTCAGAATTAGTAGGATCTTTTTGCAAAGTGTTATAAATAATAGAATAATCTTTTTTTCTTCCTCCTTCTTTGTGTAATAAAACTGTTTTTATTTCATGTTTAATAATTAAATCAATATGTTCTTGTTTTAGGGTTACATCTCTATCTATAAGAATTTCATTTCTTTCTATAGAAACAACTTCTCCTGTATCTTCATCCACAAAATCTTCATGCCAAACATTCAAAATTCTAGCTGCCAGAGTTCTATCTAAAATTTGATTGACATTTTCATTTTCTCCTAACACTTTGACTTCTTCTGCTAAATCAAATATTTCTAATATATCTTTATCTCTTTCATATCCAATAGCACGAAGTAAAGTAGTCATTGGTAATTTTTTCTTTCTATCTATATAAGCATACATTACATTATTTATATCTGTTGCAAATTCTATCCAAGATCCTTTAAAAGGAATAATTCTAGCAGAATATAATTTAGTTCCATTTGCATGATGAGATTGTCCAAAAAACACTCCAGGAGAACGATGTAATTGAGAAACAATTACACGTTCTGATCCATTGAAAATAAAAGATCCAGAAGGAGTCATATATGGATATGTTCCCAAATACACATCTTGATATACTGTTTCAAAATCTTCATGTTCAGGGTCTGTACAATACAGTTTTAATTTAGCTTTTAAAGGAACACTATAAGTTAATCCTCTTTCAATACATTCTTCTATAGAATATCTAGGAGTATCAATAGAATAACCTTTAAATTCTAAAACAAAGGAATTTCTTGCATCAGAAATTGGAAAATTTTCTGAAAAAGCTTTGAATAATCCTTCATTTTTCCTATCTTCTGGTTTCGTTTCAAGTTGAAAAAATTCTTTAAATGATTTTATCTGAATATCCAAAAAATCAGGATATTCTACTCGTTTTTTGACTGAAGCAAAAGTAATTCTTTCTAAAGATTTTTCTATATTCACCAAATTCAACAGTAATTAGTAATTAAAATTTTTATAAAAAAAAACATAGTTCCACTCTTCTATTCTATTTTCTATAGTTCATAATATAGAACTAGAAACTAGAATTAAAACAAACTATGAATAAAAAATAAACAAAAATAATAAAAAAACATTGAAATAATTATTTCAATTCTACTTCAGCACCAATTTCTTCAAATTTATTTTTTAAATTTTCTGCTTCTTTTTTGTCAAGAGATTCTTTAAGAACATTTGGAAGATGATCCACTAATTCTTTCGATTCTTTAAGTCCTTTTCCAGTAATTTCTTTTACTAATTTAACCACAGATAACTTAGAATTACCAGAAGATTTTAAAATTAAATTGAAAATATTTTTTTCTTCTTTATCAGAAAAACTTTCTTTTTTTTCTTTCCCAGAATCTAATGATGTTTCTAAACCAATATTAGACGGTTCTATCCCATATTCTTTTTTCAAAAGAAGAACTAACTCATTAACTTGTTTCACAGTTAGATTGACCAATTGTTCTGCTAACTTTTCTATCATCTTATTTTTTTTTATTTATTGTTTTTTTTTTGTGATAATTCTTTCAAAATTCTAAAAATTTTAGATTCTCCTAATTTCAAATAGAAAATAACATCCCGAATTGGATTTTTAAGCATATTCAAAATATCAATAATAAAATCTTTTTTAGATTTTATGTTAATTAATAAATCCAAATCTTTATTTCCAAAATAAAAAGATTCTTCAGCATAAGCTCCCTTTAAATAAGGCTTTTCTATTTTTTCTATAACATGAAAATTTTTTATAATTTTAGATGGAATACTACTTCCTGAATTAGAAAATAAAACAGAAGTATTTCCATTTAAAATAGAAAAAAAAGAATCCAATTTTTTATTTTTAATCTTTTCCAAAGCCTTTTTCAATAAGGTATTCTTTACAACTTTCATTCGAATACTAAATTCATAAAAATTTTTTCTAAGAATAGAAATTTGATTAGAATTTAAATCAGAAATATCAATTAAATATATTGTATTATAATCAGATATAATAGAAACTAATTCTAATAATTCTTTTCTTTTTTTTTCTTTTTTCTTCATTTGATTTTTTCATAAAATAAAACTTTTGGAATCCACTAAAATACTACTACTCATGGTCGTGGATAAATAAATGCTTTTTATATAAGAACCTTTTTTACAAGAGGAAGGTTTACTTCTAATAATCTTGTTTAGAAATTCTTTTGCATTATTGAATAAATATTGATGAGAAAAAGAAACTCTTCCAATAGAAACATGAATAATTCCATAACGGTCTGCTTTAAAAGATATTTTTCCAGATTTGATTTCTTTAATAGATTTCCCTGGATTCATAGTCACTGTATCTAATTTAGGATTTGGCATTAAACCTCTAGGTCCAAGTATTTTTCCTAAAGATCCTAATTGAGGCATTACTGATGGAATAGTAATTATAATATCAATATTTTTTGTCCATCCAGATTTAATTTTTTCTATGTAACCTAATCCTACATAATCCGCTCCAGCTTCTTTCACTTCCAATTCTTTATCTTTAGGAACTAAAGCTAAAATACGAATATTCTTCCCTGTTCCATGTGGCAATTTTACAAATCCTCTTATCATCTGATTTGGTAATTTTGTATCTATTCCTAGATGAACAGAAATATCTATAGAAGCGTCAAAATTAACAAATGAAATTTTTTTAACAAGAATAGATGCTTCTTCCAAAGAATATTTTTTATGATTATTTATTTTTTCTAAAATTTTTTTTCTATTCTTAGTTAATTTTTTTGACATAAAAATAATGAATAATTATTTATTTTTTTTCGTAAACTTCTATCCCCATTGAACGGGCTGTTCCAGAAATCATAGAGACAGCAGATTCAATGGAAAAACAATTCAAATCTTCCATTTTATTTTTTGCTATTGTTTTTATTTGATCTAAACTTATTCTTCCTATTTTAGAACGATTGGGTTCATTTGATCCTTTTTCTAATTGAATCAAATTAAGTATTTGAATAGAAACTGGAGGTTTTTTAATGAAAAAAGAAAAAGATTTATCTTCATATACTGTAATAATTACTGGACATATTTGTCCTTTTCTACTTTTAGTTAGAGAATTATATTGCTTACAAAATTCCATAATGTTCACTCCTGCACTTCCTAAAATAGGTCCTATAGGAGGAGAAGGGGTAGCATTTCCTCCATTTATTTTCTGTATTTTAATTCTTTTTATTATTTTCTTTTTCATTTCAAATTTTTTCTATCTGCGTAAAATTTAGTTCAAGTGGAGTTCTTCTTCCAAAAATCAAAACAGCTAATTCCAATTTTCTTTTTTCTTCATTAATTTTTTCAATTGTTCCGTTAAATCCACTAAAAGGCCCATCTATCACTTTTATAGTTTCTCCTACTACGAAAGGTATCGTTATATTTTCATAACTTTCTTCTGATAATTGATCTATTTTCCCCAACATTTTGTTTACTTCTTCCGTTCTCATAGGAATAGCAGAACCTCCTTTTCCTTCACTTAAAAAAGTAATAACTCCAGGTACATTTTTGATTGCATGTACAGCCTCTCCTTCAAGATTTGCTTCCACCATAACATATCCAGGATAGTGAACTTTTTCTCTATGTATTTTTTTTCCTTTTCTCATTTGGATTACTTTTTCTATTGGGACTAAAACTTTTCCTATATGTTCTTGAAATCCATTATCTCTAACTTCATTCTCAATATATGATTTTACTTTATTTTCTTGACCACTAATGGTTTTAATTACATACCATTTTCTTTCCAAATCACTCATCAATATTTTATTTTACTGAAAATAATTTTTTTATAAAAAAAATAAAAAAAACATCCACTCCATATAAAAATATGGATAAAAACATAGAAAAAAACGACACAATCAATGTAGACATTTGCAAATCGATCCATTTAGGCCATGTCATACAATAAAAAAATTCATCGTAAATTTCCAAAAAAAATTTTTTTACTTTCATAGTAATCTACGATTTTTTTTTTGCACGGACGGTAAGAATCGAACTTACGACCTTCGGTTTTGGAGACCGATGCTCTACCGACTGAGCTACATCCGTTTTAATTTTTTTTGTTTCTTTCTTTATTTATTAATCAATCCATAAGTTGAACAACTTGTCCTGCTCCAACAGTTTTCCCTCCTTCACGGATAGCAAAACGTAAATTTTCACTTAATGCAACAGGTTGATGTAATTCTACTTCCATAGAAACATTATCCCCTGGCATTACCATTTCTACCCCCCCTGAGAGATGAATCTCTCCGGTGACATCTGTAGTTCTTAAATAAAACTGAGGTCTATATTTATTATGAAAAGGAGTATGTCTCCCTCCTTCTTCTTTTGTAAGAATATATACTTCTGATTTAAATTTCTTATGAGATTTTACAGATCCTGGTTTTCCTATTACCATTCCACGTCTAATATCTTTTTTTTCTATTCCACGTAATAATAATCCTACGTTATCTCCTGCTTGTCCTCTGTCTAAAATTTTTCGGAACATTTCTACTCCTGTTACTGTAGATGATAATTTATTTTCTCCCATTCCTATAATTTCTACCAAATCTCCTGTATTAATAATTCCACACTCTATACGTCCTGTTGCTACAGTTCCTCTCCCAGTTATTGTAAAGATATCTTCTACAGGCATTAAAAATGGTTTATCCATTTCACGAATAGGTTCTGGAATATATTCATCTAAAACCTTCATAAGATCTTGTATTTTTTCAACCCATTTTTTTTCTCCATTCAAAGCGCCTAATGCAGAACCTTTCACAATAGGAATATTATCTCCATCATATTCATATTTAGAAAGTAATTCCCGGATTTCCATTTCTACTAATTCCAATAATTCTGGATCATCTACTTGATCCACTTTATTCATAAAAACAACAATTTTAGGAACACCTACTTGACGTGCTAACAAAATATGTTCTCTTGTTTGAGGCATAGGTCCATCTGTTGCAGCAACTACCAAAATAGCCCCATCCATTTGAGCAGCTCCAGTTATCATATTTTTAACATAATCTGCATGCCCAGGACAATCCACATGAGCATAATGTCTTTTAACTGTTTCATATTCTACATGAGAAGTATTAATCGTAATTCCTCTCGCTTTTTCTTCTGGAGCATTATCAATTGCATCAAAACTTTTTTCTTCTGCTAATCCTATTTCTGATAAAACTTTAGTAATAGCAGCAGTCAAAGTTGTTTTTCCATGATCTACATGACCTGTTGTTCCTATATTTAAATGTGGTTTTTCCCGTTTAAATTTTTCTTTTGCCATGATGAATAAAAATTTCTAAAATTAAAATTATAAAAAAAAAGCCAATGGCGGGAATTGAACCCGTGACCTCTTCCTTACCAAGGAAGTGCTCTTCCACTGAGCTACATTGGCCATTTATTTTTTGATCACTACACACTAATTAACTTCATTGAGCGGAAGACGGGATTCGAACCCGCGACATTCAACTTGGAAGGCTGATGCTCTAAACCAACTGAGCTACTTCCGCTTTTTTTTTGATGATGTTATTAGGATCCCAATGGGCCTATAAATTTATATTATATGATGGGGAGAGCAGGATTCGAACCTGCGAAGGCAAAGCCAACAGATTTACAGTCTATCCTCGTTAACCAAACTTGAGTATCTCCCCAAAAGCCGGTAGAGGGATTCGAACCCACGCCCCCGAGATTACAAATCACGTGCTCTTACCATCTGAGCTACACCGGCAAACAAATTTCTGTATAAGAACTGTTAATTCACTAACAATGGAAATCAGGTTGATACAAATCTATAGAGATTTTTATAAATCTCAAAAAAATAATAAATTTCAAAAAATTTTTATATTTCTAATTTTATTATTGAATATTAACAATAAAACAAAACCAAAGAATATCACAAAATCTGAAAAATTAAAAACTGGTTTAAAAAATTGAAAATTATATCCACCAAAAAATGGAATCCAATTTGGGATATTAGTATCTATTATAGGAAAATAAAAAACATCAACGACACATCCTTCCATAAAAGAAGCATAACCTTTTCCTCCATAAAAAAAAGAACTATTAATCTTAGATATTCCAGAATAAGGAATCCATTTATGAGATGTTTTATGACAGATTGTTCCTGTATCAAATAACAAACCATATAAAGCACTATCCAAAAAATTTCCTATTGCTCCTGAAAGAATCAAACTAGTGGGAAAAATTAAAAAATTGGAAGATTTTTTTTTCATATTTTTATAAAGAAAAATGGAAATAAAAAATATTAATAAAAAACGAGAAATACTTAAAAATATTTTCCCATAATACCCAGGAGCAAGAAAAAAGCCATAAGCCATTCCAGGATTTTCTACTAAAAAAATCCAAAAGAAAGAAAAGATAGAAACTCTACCTCCCAACTCAAGATGAGTTTTTATATAAATTTTTAAAAATTGATCTATTAATAAAATAGAACAAATAATTAAAACAATTTTTTTCAAAAATCAAAAATTTTTTTTACTTTCTTCTACTTGTCTTTTTCCTTCAATACTCAAAGTAGTATGAGGAACAGCTATAAGACGTTCTTTAGGAATCAATTTTTTTGTTACACGACAAATTCCATAATCTTTATTAGATACTCTAATTAAAGCAGAATTTAAACTTTGTATAAATTTTTGTAAATGTTCCATAATCTGAGCATTTTGTTCTTTACTTAGCGTTTCTGATCCTTCTTCAAAAGCTTTAAATGTAGGATAAGTATCATCTGTTCCATTATTATTTTGATCATTAGAAAATGACTCTTTTAACAGAGCTAAATTTTTTTTAGCTTTTTCTAATTTTTCAATTATCAGTTGACGAAACTCTTTTCTTTCTTTCATAGAATAATATCGTTTTCTTACTTTCTCTTCCATTTTATAATATTTTAGGATTTTTGAGTCAGTAGATAGATTGAATTCTTTTCAAAAAATACTCTAGTTCCTTTTTTTTCTATATTTTTTTCTAAAAAAATATCTAAAGCAAGAGTTTCTTGACAGATATAATCTTTATTTTTATGGATAACCAATTGTATTTCTTTATTAGCATTTATGTATACAAATATTTTTTCTATTACATTATAGTTACACTTTTTTCTTAATTTTTGTATATTTCTAATTAATTCTCTTACAAAACCTTCCTCCCAAAGAGGCTTAGTTATATTTAAATCCAAAGCAATTGTCAATTGCCCCTCAAAAAGAACAGACCAATTTTTTACAAATTCAGTTGTAATTATTACATCTTGTAATGAAAGCACAATTTTTTTTTCTTCAATAAAAAAAATATATTTTTTATTAACTTCTATTCTTTCAATATCTTTTTGAGTAAATTTTTTAATGATATTAGAAATAATTTTAGTTTTATTTCCAAATTTAGGCCCCAAATTTTTATAATTTGGTTTAATATGTTTAATAACTTCCAAAGATTTATAAGACGTAGGAAATTCAACTTCTTTGACGTTAACTTCTTGTTTAAGAATTTCTAAAACTTTTTGTAATTCATTAGTTCTTTCTTCAGAAAGAAAAACAAGTAATTTTTGAAGAGGTTGACGAATTTTTATTCCACTTTTTTTCCTAATAGAAAAAACCATAGTTGTAATTTTTTGAACTAAAAACATTTGATTTTCTAGTTCTTTATTTACAAAATGTGAATTATACTTTGGAAAAAATGTTAAATGAACACTTTCAAAATTTTCTCTATTTGTAATAGAATTTAGATCTATGTATAATTTTTCTGAAAAAAATGGAACAATAGGTGAAATTAATTTAGCTATTGTGATCAAACATTGGTAAAGTATTTGATAGGCAGATATTTTATTTTTAGTATATTTTTCTTTCCAAAATCTTCTACGACATAATCTAATATACCAATTACTTAATTGATCTAAAACAAAAGATGAAATAAAGCGAGCAGCTTTGGTAGGATTATAATTTTCATAAGATTGATCTACAATATTAATCAAGGTATTCAATTCAGAAAGAATCCAAAAATCTAATTCTGTATAATTTTCTAAAGAACAATCTTCTTCTTTATAAGAAAATCCATCAATATTAGCATATAAAACAAAAAAAGAATAAATATTATGAATCGTTCCAAAAAATTTATTGATTATTGTACGAATTTCTTTTACATTAAATTTTAAATTATCCCAAGGTTCAGAATTAAATATAATATACCAACGAATGGCATCAGATCCATAATTCTCTATTAAATCAAAAGGATTTATAGTATTCCCTTTACTCTTGGACATTTTATGACCTTTTTCATCTAGAACTAAACCAGTGGATATAACATTCTTATAGACTATAGAATTTAAAAACATACACCCAATAGTATGTAAAGTAAAAAACCATCCTCTTGTTTGATCAATTCCTTCGACAATGATATCTGCAGGAAAAAACAAATTTTTATCTATATATTCTTTATTTTCAAATGGATAATGAAATTGAGCATATGGCATAGATCCAGAATCAAACCATACATCTATTAAATCCGGTTCTCTTTTCATTGGAGTTCCTTTACTAGAAACTAATACAACCTCATCTAAAATATGTTTGTGTAAATTTATTTTTTCGTAATTTTCATCACTCAGATCGTCCAATATAAAGTTTTCAAATACATTGTGTGACATAAATCCACATCGAACAGATTTTTGAATTTCAAGATATAATTCTTTAATTGATCCTATTACAATTTCTTCCTCTCCATTTTTTGTTCTCCAAATAGGTAAAGGAGTCCCCCAATATCTAGAACGTGATAAATTCCAATCTTTTATATTTTCCAACCAAGAATCAAAACGTTTTTTTGTTGATTTAGGATACCAATTAATTCCTTTATTCAAAAAAATCATTTCTTCTTTTACTTTCGTCGTTTTAATAAACCATGAATCTAAAGGATAATAAAGAATAGGTTTTTCTGTTCTCCAACAATGTGGATAGAAATGAGTATGCATTTCTACTTTAAAAACTTTCTTTTCCTTTTCAAGAAAAGAAACTATTTCTCTATCTACTGAGAATGATCGTAAATTATTTGAATTATTTTTTTCTTTTTGAAAATCATCTTTAACATATCTTTCCCCAAATCCATAGGGAGAATTTTTTAAAAACTTTCCTTGTAAATCAACTAAAGGAACAGGAATATTTTCTTGATTCAAAATTAACATAGATGGAATCTCGTATTTTTTAGCTACTGTGAAATCATCTATTCCAAATGTAGGAGCAATATGAACAATTCCGGTTCCTTCATTTGTATTCACAAAATCCGCTTCTATCACTTGAAAAGCATTTTCTTCTTTTTGATAAGGTTGAAACCAAGGTAACAATTGTTCATATCTACTTTTAAAGAGTTCTTTTCCTTTAAATCTACTCGCTATAAAGTAAGGAATTCTTTTTCTTTTAC encodes:
- the rplL gene encoding 50S ribosomal protein L7/L12, whose amino-acid sequence is MIEKLAEQLVNLTVKQVNELVLLLKKEYGIEPSNIGLETSLDSGKEKKESFSDKEEKNIFNLILKSSGNSKLSVVKLVKEITGKGLKESKELVDHLPNVLKESLDKKEAENLKNKFEEIGAEVELK
- the rpoB gene encoding DNA-directed RNA polymerase subunit beta, coding for MVNIEKSLERITFASVKKRVEYPDFLDIQIKSFKEFFQLETKPEDRKNEGLFKAFSENFPISDARNSFVLEFKGYSIDTPRYSIEECIERGLTYSVPLKAKLKLYCTDPEHEDFETVYQDVYLGTYPYMTPSGSFIFNGSERVIVSQLHRSPGVFFGQSHHANGTKLYSARIIPFKGSWIEFATDINNVMYAYIDRKKKLPMTTLLRAIGYERDKDILEIFDLAEEVKVLGENENVNQILDRTLAARILNVWHEDFVDEDTGEVVSIERNEILIDRDVTLKQEHIDLIIKHEIKTVLLHKEGGRKKDYSIIYNTLQKDPTNSEKEAVEYIYKQLRNTEPPDEETARSVIDRLFFSDTRYSLGPVGRYRLNKRLGLEIDPTHLVLTKEDIIAIIEHLNALFNSKREVDDIDHLSNRRVRTVGEQLYTQFSIGLARMARTIRERMNVRDNEVFMPVDLINSKTLSSVINTFFGTNQLSQFMDQTNPLSEITHKRRLSALGPGGLSRERAGFEVRDVNYSHYGRLCPIETPEGPNIGLISSLSVFAKINKMGFLETPYRLVHNGKVNFKDEVKYLSAEEEEGKIIAQANAIDKNGIFVFDRIISREDGDFPIVKPKQVDYVDVAPNQIASISASLIPFLEHDDANRALMGSNMMRQAVPLLKPESPIVGTGLEKQVARDSRILINAEKNGIVEYIDAKKIIIRYDRTEKESLVSFDSEIKVYDLIKFRKTNQNTCITLKPIVKKGMKVVKGQILCEGYATESGELALGRNLRAAFIPCNGYNFEDAVLISEKVVSEDWFTSIHIDEYSLDVRDTKLGMEELTNDIPNVSEEATKDLDENGIIRVGAEVKPGDILIGKITPKGESDPTPEEKLLRAIFGEKAGNVKDASLRAEPSLFGIVIDTKLFTRSIKDKVSRIKDKIQIERIEKEYDKKFSDLRNLLLKKLHTLLYEKISQEIFDEKKQKILIKKGTKFTLQFLHKISDYIMNISSYGWTDDVEINNLVSEIIHNYKIAFNDLTSTLKHKKFSITIGDELPSGIIKMAKVYIAKKRKLKVGDKMAGRHGNKGVVARILREEDMPFLEDGNPVDIVLNPLGVPSRMNIGQIYETVLGWAGYQLNMKFSTPIFDGATIDQISEYTNKAGLPCFGTTYLFDGGTGERFDQPATVGVIYMLKLGHMVDDKMHARSIGPYSLITQQPLGGKAQFGGQRFGEMEVWALEAFGASNVLREILTVKSDDVVGRAKTYEAIVKGEPMPEPNNPESFNVLCYELKGLGLDIDLEE
- the ileS gene encoding isoleucine--tRNA ligase, encoding MSKIFREYKKLDLKKITIEINQYWKTHNIFKKSFQYRKNSKKCYVLYEGPPSLNGNPGIHHVVARTIKDIFCRYHTMKGKKVIRKAGWDAHGLPVELNVEKKIGITKKDIGKKISIEEYNNVCKCFVKKSLKKWIQFTKQIGYWVDMENSFITYNTKYIESVWWLIKKLYQKKILYKGYTIQPYSPAAGTGLSYHELNFPGSYKKVKQIAPILKFKTRKKTLPEKIQKIPGDIYLISWTTTPWTLPSNTALAVGYNIDYVLVITYNPYYYIFSKENIIFSEKLINKILSIDRFYSVSNIFELDTVFEKNNNSFCKRKRIPYFIASRFKGKELFKSRYEQLLPWFQPYQKEENAFQVIEADFVNTNEGTGIVHIAPTFGIDDFTVAKKYEIPSMLILNQENIPVPLVDLQGKFLKNSPYGFGERYVKDDFQKEKNNSNNLRSFSVDREIVSFLEKEKKVFKVEMHTHFYPHCWRTEKPILYYPLDSWFIKTTKVKEEMIFLNKGINWYPKSTKKRFDSWLENIKDWNLSRSRYWGTPLPIWRTKNGEEEIVIGSIKELYLEIQKSVRCGFMSHNVFENFILDDLSDENYEKINLHKHILDEVVLVSSKGTPMKREPDLIDVWFDSGSMPYAQFHYPFENKEYIDKNLFFPADIIVEGIDQTRGWFFTLHTIGCMFLNSIVYKNVISTGLVLDEKGHKMSKSKGNTINPFDLIENYGSDAIRWYIIFNSEPWDNLKFNVKEIRTIINKFFGTIHNIYSFFVLYANIDGFSYKEEDCSLENYTELDFWILSELNTLINIVDQSYENYNPTKAARFISSFVLDQLSNWYIRLCRRRFWKEKYTKNKISAYQILYQCLITIAKLISPIVPFFSEKLYIDLNSITNRENFESVHLTFFPKYNSHFVNKELENQMFLVQKITTMVFSIRKKSGIKIRQPLQKLLVFLSEERTNELQKVLEILKQEVNVKEVEFPTSYKSLEVIKHIKPNYKNLGPKFGNKTKIISNIIKKFTQKDIERIEVNKKYIFFIEEKKIVLSLQDVIITTEFVKNWSVLFEGQLTIALDLNITKPLWEEGFVRELIRNIQKLRKKCNYNVIEKIFVYINANKEIQLVIHKNKDYICQETLALDIFLEKNIEKKGTRVFFEKNSIYLLTQKS
- a CDS encoding TraR/DksA family transcriptional regulator, coding for MEEKVRKRYYSMKERKEFRQLIIEKLEKAKKNLALLKESFSNDQNNNGTDDTYPTFKAFEEGSETLSKEQNAQIMEHLQKFIQSLNSALIRVSNKDYGICRVTKKLIPKERLIAVPHTTLSIEGKRQVEESKKNF
- the rplA gene encoding 50S ribosomal protein L1, coding for MSKKLTKNRKKILEKINNHKKYSLEEASILVKKISFVNFDASIDISVHLGIDTKLPNQMIRGFVKLPHGTGKNIRILALVPKDKELEVKEAGADYVGLGYIEKIKSGWTKNIDIIITIPSVMPQLGSLGKILGPRGLMPNPKLDTVTMNPGKSIKEIKSGKISFKADRYGIIHVSIGRVSFSHQYLFNNAKEFLNKIIRSKPSSCKKGSYIKSIYLSTTMSSSILVDSKSFIL
- the rplK gene encoding 50S ribosomal protein L11 encodes the protein MKKKIIKRIKIQKINGGNATPSPPIGPILGSAGVNIMEFCKQYNSLTKSRKGQICPVIITVYEDKSFSFFIKKPPVSIQILNLIQLEKGSNEPNRSKIGRISLDQIKTIAKNKMEDLNCFSIESAVSMISGTARSMGIEVYEKK
- the tuf gene encoding elongation factor Tu gives rise to the protein MAKEKFKREKPHLNIGTTGHVDHGKTTLTAAITKVLSEIGLAEEKSFDAIDNAPEEKARGITINTSHVEYETVKRHYAHVDCPGHADYVKNMITGAAQMDGAILVVAATDGPMPQTREHILLARQVGVPKIVVFMNKVDQVDDPELLELVEMEIRELLSKYEYDGDNIPIVKGSALGALNGEKKWVEKIQDLMKVLDEYIPEPIREMDKPFLMPVEDIFTITGRGTVATGRIECGIINTGDLVEIIGMGENKLSSTVTGVEMFRKILDRGQAGDNVGLLLRGIEKKDIRRGMVIGKPGSVKSHKKFKSEVYILTKEEGGRHTPFHNKYRPQFYLRTTDVTGEIHLSGGVEMVMPGDNVSMEVELHQPVALSENLRFAIREGGKTVGAGQVVQLMD
- the rplJ gene encoding 50S ribosomal protein L10, translated to MKKKEKKRKELLELVSIISDYNTIYLIDISDLNSNQISILRKNFYEFSIRMKVVKNTLLKKALEKIKNKKLDSFFSILNGNTSVLFSNSGSSIPSKIIKNFHVIEKIEKPYLKGAYAEESFYFGNKDLDLLINIKSKKDFIIDILNMLKNPIRDVIFYLKLGESKIFRILKELSQKKNNK
- a CDS encoding preprotein translocase subunit SecE, whose amino-acid sequence is MKVKKFFLEIYDEFFYCMTWPKWIDLQMSTLIVSFFSMFLSIFLYGVDVFFIFFIKKLFSVK
- the nusG gene encoding transcription termination/antitermination protein NusG, with product MSDLERKWYVIKTISGQENKVKSYIENEVRDNGFQEHIGKVLVPIEKVIQMRKGKKIHREKVHYPGYVMVEANLEGEAVHAIKNVPGVITFLSEGKGGSAIPMRTEEVNKMLGKIDQLSEESYENITIPFVVGETIKVIDGPFSGFNGTIEKINEEKRKLELAVLIFGRRTPLELNFTQIEKI
- a CDS encoding lipoprotein signal peptidase — encoded protein: MKKIVLIICSILLIDQFLKIYIKTHLELGGRVSIFSFFWIFLVENPGMAYGFFLAPGYYGKIFLSISRFLLIFFISIFLYKNMKKKSSNFLIFPTSLILSGAIGNFLDSALYGLLFDTGTICHKTSHKWIPYSGISKINSSFFYGGKGYASFMEGCVVDVFYFPIIDTNIPNWIPFFGGYNFQFFKPVFNFSDFVIFFGFVLLLIFNNKIRNIKIF